Proteins from a single region of Haloplanus sp. GDY1:
- the larC gene encoding nickel pincer cofactor biosynthesis protein LarC → MHTLAFDGRMGASGDMVLGALIAAGADPAALDPVEAALDVRYVVGATTRAGIDATTVDVVLDDGADDDERGRTRAHDHDHSHDHGHSHDHDHSHDHDHDHTHAEGAGPLRTYPEVVAVVEGMGLPSDVERDALAVFRRLGEAEAAVHGTDLDDTAFHEVGADDAIADVVGVCLLLADLGVERVVTTPVAVGGGTVSMSHGAYPVPAPAVTEIVADADWSIRGGPVERELLTPTGAAILAELADGVDSLPTLDADAVGYGAGDADVPDTPNVLRALVGDGAGGLRRESIAVLETNLDDATPEVLGSLQETLAEAGALDVSVLPTTMKKSRPGHLVKVVVDPADAERVARRLAEETGTLGVREASAGHRWVADRTLETASLTVAGEAYDVAVKVATDADGATYDVSAEYDDALAVAREVDLPVREVMRRAEAAVRPE, encoded by the coding sequence ATGCACACGCTCGCGTTCGACGGTCGCATGGGGGCGAGCGGCGACATGGTCCTCGGGGCCCTGATCGCCGCCGGCGCCGATCCGGCCGCACTCGACCCCGTCGAGGCCGCACTCGACGTTCGCTACGTCGTCGGGGCGACGACCAGGGCCGGCATCGACGCGACGACCGTCGACGTGGTCCTCGACGACGGAGCCGACGACGACGAGCGCGGGAGGACGCGCGCGCACGATCACGACCACAGTCACGATCACGGCCACAGTCACGACCACGACCACAGTCACGACCACGACCACGACCACACTCACGCCGAGGGGGCCGGTCCCCTCAGGACCTACCCCGAGGTCGTCGCCGTCGTCGAGGGGATGGGCCTTCCGTCGGACGTCGAACGCGACGCGCTCGCGGTCTTTCGCCGTCTCGGCGAGGCGGAGGCGGCGGTCCACGGCACCGACCTCGACGACACGGCCTTCCACGAGGTGGGTGCGGACGACGCCATCGCGGACGTCGTGGGGGTCTGTCTCCTCCTCGCGGACCTCGGCGTCGAGCGGGTCGTGACCACGCCCGTCGCGGTCGGCGGGGGGACGGTGTCGATGAGTCACGGCGCCTACCCGGTGCCGGCGCCCGCGGTGACGGAGATCGTCGCGGACGCCGACTGGTCGATCCGTGGCGGCCCCGTCGAGCGGGAACTCCTCACCCCCACCGGCGCGGCGATCCTCGCCGAACTCGCCGACGGCGTCGACTCCCTGCCGACCCTCGACGCCGACGCCGTCGGCTACGGGGCGGGCGACGCCGACGTTCCGGACACCCCGAACGTCCTCCGGGCGCTCGTGGGCGACGGGGCCGGCGGCCTGCGCCGGGAGTCCATCGCCGTCCTGGAGACGAACCTCGACGACGCCACGCCCGAGGTGCTGGGGAGCCTCCAGGAGACGCTCGCCGAGGCCGGTGCGCTCGACGTGTCCGTCCTGCCGACGACGATGAAGAAGTCGCGGCCGGGCCACCTCGTCAAGGTCGTCGTCGATCCGGCGGACGCCGAGCGGGTGGCCCGCCGCCTCGCCGAGGAGACGGGGACCCTCGGGGTGCGGGAGGCGAGCGCCGGCCACCGCTGGGTCGCCGACCGGACCCTCGAGACGGCGTCGCTGACCGTCGCGGGCGAGGCGTACGACGTCGCGGTGAAGGTCGCGACGGACGCCGACGGAGCGACCTACGACGTGAGCGCGGAGTACGACGACGCCCTCGCGGTCGCCCGCGAGGTCGACCTTCCGGTTCGCGAGGTGATGCGGCGGGCCGAGGCGGCGGTCCGCCCGGAGTAA
- a CDS encoding Rid family hydrolase: MERERYTSGTEWESTVGYSRAVRVGDEVHVSGTTATDDGGDVVGVGDPYAQTERAIENVAAALSALDASLADVVRTRLFVTDVENWEAVGRAHAEAFDAARPATTMVQVERLIEPELLVEVEATARL; encoded by the coding sequence ATGGAGCGCGAACGCTACACCTCGGGAACCGAGTGGGAGTCGACGGTGGGCTACTCGCGGGCGGTCCGCGTCGGCGACGAGGTTCACGTCTCCGGGACGACGGCGACCGACGACGGCGGCGACGTGGTCGGCGTCGGCGACCCCTACGCCCAGACCGAGCGCGCGATCGAGAACGTCGCCGCGGCGCTCTCGGCGCTCGACGCGTCGCTCGCGGACGTGGTCCGGACCCGGCTGTTCGTCACCGACGTCGAGAACTGGGAGGCGGTCGGCCGCGCCCACGCCGAGGCGTTCGACGCGGCCCGGCCGGCGACGACGATGGTGCAGGTGGAGCGGCTGATCGAGCCGGAACTGCTGGTCGAGGTGGAGGCGACGGCCCGGCTCTAG
- the radB gene encoding DNA repair and recombination protein RadB, whose amino-acid sequence MSEPVSTGCQPLDDLLGGGLERGTVTQVYGPPAAGKTNLALSAAVQVAAEGGTAVYVDTEGLSVDRFRQLAAAAVTDGERRTSGPSSVPDEDLEAITSRIVVTEVHDFAEQEEAVRDAADFAPRAELIVLDSATGFYRLERTDGDEGETLRRVGRQVTHLLSLARKHDLAAVVTNQVFTDPEADRARALGGHTLNHWTGTVLRLDRFRGGNRRATLEKHRSRPAGETASFRITGDGLAAGEESL is encoded by the coding sequence GTGTCCGAGCCAGTCTCCACCGGCTGTCAACCGCTCGACGACCTGCTCGGCGGCGGCCTCGAGCGCGGGACCGTGACCCAGGTGTACGGCCCGCCGGCCGCCGGCAAGACGAACCTCGCGCTCTCGGCGGCCGTCCAGGTCGCCGCCGAGGGGGGCACCGCGGTGTACGTCGACACCGAGGGGCTCTCGGTCGACCGGTTCCGACAGCTCGCGGCGGCCGCGGTGACCGACGGCGAGCGCCGCACCTCGGGGCCGTCGTCGGTGCCCGACGAGGACCTGGAGGCGATCACCTCCCGCATCGTCGTCACCGAGGTCCACGACTTCGCCGAACAGGAGGAGGCGGTCCGCGACGCCGCCGACTTCGCGCCGCGGGCGGAGCTGATCGTCCTCGACAGCGCCACCGGCTTCTACCGGCTCGAACGCACCGACGGCGACGAGGGCGAGACCCTCCGACGGGTGGGCCGGCAGGTGACCCACCTGCTGTCGCTCGCGCGGAAACACGACCTCGCGGCCGTCGTCACGAACCAGGTGTTCACCGATCCCGAGGCCGACCGGGCGCGGGCGCTCGGCGGTCACACCCTGAATCACTGGACGGGAACGGTGCTCCGACTGGACCGGTTCCGCGGCGGCAACCGCCGGGCGACGCTCGAGAAACACCGATCCAGGCCCGCCGGCGAGACGGCCTCGTTCCGCATCACCGGCGACGGGCTGGCGGCAGGCGAGGAGAGCCTATAG
- a CDS encoding CBS domain-containing protein, producing MDIADIATPEYIEVDADERLGKVRSIFDRENPKGLIVTRDGEYAGVIGERDLIRSRIEDDTKASVLMKSAPRVDRTEDVREVARVLVEGGTKVAPVYEGENLWGIVTADAILEAVLDSLDALTVEQIQTEEVISVGEKSHVGQAINRLREHGISRLPVVDDDGSLVGVLTTHDIVDFVVRDADRQGRGDRRGDLDRMLDLPVYDLMTNPVLTTTSDATVEDAVRTMLDNDVSGLIVTPSEEEDDLVAGVLTKTDVLRALTFTEEGQMDVQITNVALLDTIAREEIVEGITDVADKYQEMQVHHAHVRFHEHKEKLRGTPLIQCQIRLRTNRGQVAGSGEGYGADHAFHVAADTLERNVLELKGLIADEQYRGQLLRKLGEL from the coding sequence ATGGATATTGCCGATATTGCGACCCCCGAGTACATCGAAGTCGACGCGGACGAGCGGTTGGGAAAGGTCCGCTCGATTTTCGATCGCGAGAACCCGAAGGGACTCATCGTCACTCGGGACGGCGAGTACGCGGGCGTCATCGGCGAGCGCGACCTGATTCGATCCCGGATCGAAGACGACACGAAGGCCAGCGTGCTGATGAAGTCCGCCCCGCGGGTGGACCGCACCGAGGACGTCCGCGAAGTCGCGCGGGTTCTCGTCGAGGGCGGCACCAAGGTCGCCCCGGTCTACGAGGGCGAGAACCTGTGGGGGATCGTCACGGCCGACGCCATTCTGGAGGCGGTGCTCGACAGCCTCGACGCGCTGACGGTCGAACAGATCCAGACCGAGGAGGTGATCTCCGTCGGCGAGAAGTCCCACGTCGGGCAGGCGATCAACCGCCTGCGCGAACACGGCATCTCGCGGCTCCCCGTCGTCGACGACGACGGTTCCCTCGTCGGCGTCCTGACCACCCACGACATCGTCGACTTCGTCGTCCGCGACGCCGACCGGCAGGGCCGCGGCGACCGGCGGGGCGACCTCGACCGGATGCTCGACCTCCCCGTCTACGACCTGATGACCAACCCCGTGTTGACGACCACGTCCGACGCCACCGTCGAGGACGCCGTGCGGACGATGCTCGACAACGACGTGTCGGGGCTGATCGTGACCCCGAGCGAGGAGGAGGACGACCTCGTGGCCGGCGTGTTGACGAAGACCGACGTGCTGCGCGCGCTCACGTTCACCGAGGAGGGGCAGATGGACGTCCAGATCACCAACGTCGCCCTGCTCGACACGATCGCCCGCGAGGAGATCGTCGAGGGCATCACCGACGTGGCCGACAAGTACCAGGAGATGCAGGTCCACCACGCCCACGTGCGGTTCCACGAACACAAGGAGAAGCTCCGCGGCACGCCCCTGATCCAGTGTCAGATCCGCCTGCGGACCAACCGCGGCCAGGTCGCCGGCTCCGGCGAGGGGTACGGCGCCGATCACGCCTTCCACGTCGCCGCCGACACGCTGGAGCGCAACGTCCTCGAGCTGAAGGGCCTCATCGCCGACGAGCAGTACCGCGGGCAGTTGCTCCGGAAGCTGGGCGAGCTATAG
- a CDS encoding C45 family autoproteolytic acyltransferase/hydolase, whose translation MSKQTDPSKYGPLRGLKLTGPPRERGITHGEAFADEIETNLEIYLDVFEHKGTDEATVYEQAEEFVPLIEDENEAYAEEMRGVAEGSGLSIEDVTILNARYEVMYSAFKQAADELNEDKPDACTAFGIRNSRSETGHTYLGQNWDWMPGLETFVMDVEPENGADHVAMTEAGIVGGKIGVNDAGLGMTVNGLITERDGEEPFRKPYHVRFREVLESERMDAAIEAVLVKDRVCSANVIVGHESGELIDLELAPERANYLYPDDGVLVHTNHVEDTSSMDSEFEKLLPDTLCRAPRLRRLLTEGTDRIDEATIRNALRDHFGHPNSICRHPDGDDHELDRLETGGSFVMDLTEKRLLGTNGPPCGHEYVEFQVGG comes from the coding sequence ATGTCCAAGCAAACGGACCCGTCGAAATACGGGCCGCTTCGGGGACTGAAACTCACCGGACCACCGCGCGAACGGGGCATCACCCACGGCGAGGCGTTCGCCGACGAAATCGAGACGAACCTCGAAATTTACCTCGACGTGTTCGAGCACAAGGGCACCGACGAGGCGACCGTCTACGAACAGGCCGAGGAGTTCGTCCCGCTGATCGAGGACGAAAACGAGGCGTACGCCGAAGAGATGCGCGGCGTCGCCGAGGGGAGCGGCCTCTCGATCGAGGACGTGACGATCCTCAACGCACGCTACGAGGTGATGTACAGCGCGTTCAAGCAGGCCGCGGACGAACTCAACGAGGACAAACCGGACGCGTGTACCGCGTTCGGGATTCGGAACTCACGGTCCGAAACCGGGCACACGTACCTCGGCCAGAACTGGGATTGGATGCCGGGGTTGGAAACGTTCGTCATGGACGTCGAACCCGAGAACGGTGCCGATCACGTCGCCATGACCGAGGCCGGGATCGTCGGCGGCAAGATCGGCGTGAACGACGCGGGACTCGGCATGACGGTCAACGGCCTCATCACCGAACGCGACGGCGAGGAACCCTTCCGGAAGCCGTACCACGTCCGCTTCCGGGAGGTCCTCGAATCCGAGCGGATGGACGCTGCCATCGAAGCGGTGCTCGTCAAGGACCGGGTCTGTTCGGCGAACGTCATCGTCGGCCACGAGAGCGGGGAGCTGATCGACCTCGAACTCGCCCCCGAGAGGGCCAATTACCTGTACCCCGACGACGGGGTCCTGGTTCACACCAACCACGTCGAAGACACCAGTTCGATGGACAGCGAGTTCGAGAAACTCCTCCCCGATACGCTGTGTCGCGCACCCAGACTCCGGCGGTTGCTGACGGAGGGCACCGACCGGATCGACGAGGCGACCATCCGGAACGCGCTCCGGGATCACTTCGGCCACCCGAACAGCATCTGCCGCCATCCCGACGGCGACGACCACGAACTGGATCGCCTCGAGACCGGCGGCAGTTTCGTCATGGACCTCACCGAGAAGCGCCTGCTCGGCACCAACGGTCCGCCCTGCGGGCACGAGTACGTCGAGTTCCAGGTCGGGGGCTAG
- the trpD gene encoding anthranilate phosphoribosyltransferase, giving the protein MQDYIERVTDGEDLTREEARAAARAVFEEATEAQIGALLAALRSKGETETEIAGFAQGMRDAARTISPDRTPLVDTCGTGGDDYDTINVSTTSAVVAAGAGAAVAKHGNYSVSSTSGSADVLEVAGVNVEAEPPAVEAAIERDGIGFMLAPVFHPAMKAVIGPRKELGMRTVFNVLGPLTNPAGADAQVVGVYDPDLVPVLARALAQMDVDRAMVVHGSGMDEITIHDVTTVAEVDGDEVTEYTLTPADLGLERAPIQAVAGGSPEENAADLRGIVAGEVTGAKRDIILANAGAALYVAGVADDLPGGVDAAREAIDSGAAAAKLDDLRGV; this is encoded by the coding sequence ATGCAGGACTACATCGAGCGCGTCACCGACGGCGAGGATCTGACACGGGAGGAGGCACGGGCGGCGGCCCGGGCCGTCTTCGAGGAGGCGACCGAGGCCCAGATCGGGGCGCTGCTCGCGGCGCTCAGGTCGAAAGGCGAGACGGAGACGGAGATCGCGGGCTTCGCCCAGGGGATGCGCGACGCGGCGCGGACCATCTCCCCGGACCGGACGCCGCTGGTCGACACCTGTGGCACCGGCGGCGACGACTACGACACGATCAACGTCTCGACGACGAGCGCCGTCGTCGCCGCGGGCGCGGGCGCCGCCGTCGCCAAACACGGGAACTACTCGGTTTCCTCGACGTCCGGAAGCGCCGACGTACTGGAGGTGGCGGGGGTGAACGTCGAGGCCGAACCGCCCGCGGTCGAGGCGGCCATCGAGCGCGACGGCATCGGCTTCATGCTCGCTCCCGTCTTTCACCCGGCGATGAAGGCCGTCATCGGCCCGCGGAAGGAACTCGGGATGCGGACGGTGTTCAACGTCCTCGGGCCGCTGACGAACCCTGCCGGCGCCGACGCGCAGGTTGTCGGCGTCTACGATCCGGACCTCGTGCCCGTCCTCGCCCGCGCGCTCGCTCAGATGGACGTCGACCGCGCGATGGTGGTCCACGGCTCCGGCATGGACGAGATCACGATTCACGACGTCACGACCGTCGCCGAGGTCGACGGCGACGAGGTGACGGAGTACACGCTGACGCCGGCCGACCTGGGGCTGGAGCGGGCGCCCATCCAGGCCGTCGCCGGCGGCAGCCCCGAGGAGAACGCGGCCGACCTCCGCGGCATCGTCGCCGGCGAGGTGACGGGCGCGAAACGCGACATCATCCTCGCGAACGCGGGGGCGGCGCTCTACGTCGCGGGCGTCGCCGACGACCTGCCGGGCGGCGTCGACGCGGCCCGCGAGGCCATCGACTCGGGCGCCGCGGCGGCCAAACTCGACGACCTGCGGGGTGTCTGA
- a CDS encoding phosphoribosylanthranilate isomerase: protein MVRSKICGVTTEADLRAVSEAGADAVGIVTEVSVDTPREVAPDRAADLVAAAPPFLSTVLVTMPDSPSRAVELAGAVTPDAVQIHGGFDVEDVRYVRREARTDVITAVDAADIARARAHDDVADAVLIDSTTDSGAGGTGETHDWGAAADLVDDLSAPVVLAGGLTPENVAEAARTVGPYAVDVSSGVERRGGEKDHEAVRAFVRNADVEVPA, encoded by the coding sequence ATGGTCCGGTCGAAGATCTGTGGCGTGACGACCGAGGCGGACCTGCGGGCGGTGTCGGAGGCGGGGGCGGACGCGGTGGGGATCGTCACCGAGGTGTCCGTCGACACGCCCCGCGAGGTCGCTCCCGACCGGGCGGCCGACCTCGTCGCCGCCGCACCCCCCTTCCTCTCGACGGTGCTTGTGACGATGCCCGACTCGCCGTCCCGGGCGGTCGAACTCGCCGGCGCCGTCACCCCCGACGCGGTCCAGATCCACGGCGGCTTCGACGTCGAGGACGTGCGGTACGTCCGCCGTGAGGCCCGGACGGACGTGATCACGGCCGTCGACGCGGCCGACATCGCTCGCGCCCGCGCGCACGACGACGTGGCCGACGCGGTCCTGATCGACTCGACGACCGACTCGGGTGCGGGCGGCACGGGCGAGACCCACGACTGGGGCGCCGCCGCCGACCTGGTCGACGACCTCTCGGCGCCGGTCGTCCTCGCCGGCGGCCTCACGCCCGAGAACGTCGCCGAGGCGGCCCGGACGGTCGGTCCGTACGCGGTCGACGTCTCGAGCGGGGTCGAGCGCCGCGGCGGCGAGAAGGATCACGAGGCGGTCCGGGCGTTCGTCCGCAACGCCGACGTGGAGGTGCCGGCGTGA
- the trpE gene encoding anthranilate synthase component I: MTPDTDRATFVDRIGGDDPVVARLAVTLDVETTPLSAYAALDDRSDYGFLLESAEKTPSSDPEGAFTSGEGTDRHARFSFVGYDPDAVVSVTGTDVTVESLGGSAADVVAETAGVAGDDADADVLDALRTALPDLDRVGFPAADRQHLDGGLVGFLAYDAVYDLWLDEVGVERPDPIVPDAEFVLTTRTLAFDHAEGTVRLVFTPVVDPDADPGAVYDALLDEATDVESALADADAPETGGFEKTGETAGPREAYEDAVRRAKEHVLDGDIYQGVVSRKRELTGEVDPLGLYESLRTVNPSPYMYLLRHGDRSIVGASPETLVSVRGTRVVSNPIAGTCPRGSGPVEDRRLAGEMLADPKERAEHTMLVDLARNDVRRVSKPGSVRVEEFMNVLKYSHVQHIESTVTGTLATGSDPGAGGERSPPFDAFDATRATFPAGTLTGAPKVRAMEIIDALERDPRGVYGGGVGYYSWSGDAEFAIVIRTATVERGAEDRITVQAGAGIVADSDPASEYEETEQKMGGVLDALERIETTAPEPEAGR, from the coding sequence GTGACGCCCGACACCGATCGGGCGACCTTCGTCGATCGGATCGGGGGCGACGACCCGGTCGTCGCCCGTCTCGCCGTCACGCTCGACGTCGAGACGACGCCTCTGTCGGCCTACGCCGCCCTCGACGACCGCAGCGACTACGGCTTCCTCTTGGAGAGCGCGGAGAAGACCCCCTCCAGCGACCCCGAGGGCGCCTTCACCTCCGGCGAGGGGACGGACCGCCACGCCCGGTTCTCCTTCGTCGGCTACGACCCCGACGCCGTCGTCTCGGTCACCGGCACCGACGTGACGGTCGAGTCGCTGGGCGGGTCGGCTGCCGACGTCGTCGCCGAGACGGCGGGCGTCGCGGGCGACGACGCCGACGCGGACGTCCTCGACGCGCTCCGAACCGCGCTCCCCGACCTGGATCGGGTGGGCTTCCCGGCGGCCGACCGCCAGCACCTCGACGGCGGACTGGTGGGCTTTCTCGCGTACGACGCCGTCTACGACCTCTGGCTCGACGAGGTGGGCGTGGAGCGCCCCGATCCGATCGTTCCCGACGCGGAGTTCGTCCTCACGACGCGGACGCTCGCCTTCGACCACGCCGAGGGGACGGTCCGACTCGTCTTCACGCCGGTCGTGGATCCGGACGCCGACCCCGGCGCCGTGTACGACGCGCTCCTCGACGAGGCGACCGACGTCGAGTCGGCGCTCGCGGACGCGGACGCCCCCGAGACCGGGGGGTTCGAGAAGACCGGCGAGACCGCCGGCCCGCGCGAGGCGTACGAGGACGCGGTGCGGAGGGCGAAGGAGCACGTCCTCGACGGCGACATCTACCAGGGCGTCGTCTCCCGGAAGCGCGAACTCACGGGCGAGGTCGACCCGCTCGGCCTGTACGAGTCGCTCCGGACGGTCAACCCCTCGCCGTACATGTACCTCCTGCGCCACGGCGACCGCTCCATCGTCGGCGCCAGCCCCGAGACGCTGGTGTCGGTGCGTGGCACGCGCGTCGTCTCGAACCCCATCGCGGGCACCTGTCCCCGCGGGTCGGGGCCGGTCGAGGACCGACGCCTCGCCGGCGAGATGCTCGCCGACCCGAAGGAGCGCGCCGAACACACGATGCTGGTCGACCTGGCGCGCAACGACGTGCGCCGCGTCTCGAAACCGGGGTCGGTGCGGGTCGAGGAGTTCATGAACGTGCTGAAGTACTCCCACGTCCAGCACATCGAGTCGACGGTGACGGGCACGCTCGCCACCGGATCGGACCCGGGCGCGGGCGGCGAGCGCTCGCCCCCGTTCGACGCCTTCGACGCCACCCGGGCGACGTTCCCCGCGGGGACGCTCACCGGCGCGCCGAAGGTGCGGGCGATGGAGATAATCGACGCGCTGGAGCGCGATCCACGCGGCGTCTACGGCGGCGGCGTCGGCTACTACTCCTGGTCCGGCGACGCCGAGTTCGCCATCGTCATCCGGACGGCGACGGTCGAACGCGGCGCCGAGGATCGGATCACCGTGCAGGCGGGCGCGGGCATCGTCGCAGACAGCGACCCCGCGAGCGAGTACGAGGAGACCGAACAGAAGATGGGGGGCGTCCTCGACGCCCTCGAACGCATCGAGACGACCGCCCCCGAACCGGAGGCCGGCCGATGA
- the trpG gene encoding anthranilate synthase component II, with protein sequence MKVLVIDNFDSFTYNLVEYISDHPDPLTGGPITVEVLKNTATLDEVRAVDPDAIVVSPGPGHPKNDRDVGVTNAVLREVSREVPTLGVCLGLEAAVYAYGGTVGHAPEPIHGKAFPVDHDGEGVFAGLDQGFRAGRYHSLVATSVPDAFEVTATTTHTDAEGADHELVMGIRHREYPIECVQFHPESVLTAVGHDVIDNFLRAARTPDATAGTS encoded by the coding sequence ATGAAGGTCCTCGTGATCGACAACTTCGACTCCTTCACGTACAACCTGGTCGAGTACATCTCCGATCACCCCGACCCGTTGACGGGCGGGCCGATCACGGTCGAGGTGCTGAAAAACACCGCGACGCTCGACGAGGTTCGGGCGGTCGACCCCGACGCTATCGTCGTCAGTCCGGGCCCCGGCCACCCGAAGAACGACCGCGACGTGGGCGTGACCAACGCCGTCCTCCGGGAGGTGAGCCGGGAGGTCCCGACACTCGGGGTCTGTCTCGGCCTTGAGGCCGCCGTCTACGCCTACGGCGGGACGGTGGGGCACGCTCCGGAACCGATCCACGGCAAGGCCTTCCCCGTCGACCACGACGGCGAGGGCGTCTTCGCCGGCCTCGATCAGGGATTCCGGGCCGGCCGCTATCACTCGCTCGTGGCGACGAGCGTCCCCGACGCCTTCGAGGTGACGGCGACGACCACCCACACCGACGCCGAGGGGGCGGACCACGAACTCGTCATGGGGATCCGCCACCGGGAGTACCCCATCGAGTGCGTGCAGTTCCACCCCGAGAGCGTCCTGACCGCCGTCGGCCACGACGTGATCGACAACTTCCTGCGGGCGGCGCGGACGCCGGACGCTACAGCAGGAACGTCGTGA